From the Plasmodium vivax chromosome 5, whole genome shotgun sequence genome, one window contains:
- a CDS encoding prohibitin-like protein, putative (encoded by transcript PVX_089920A), which produces MAFAAKMKGNFLLFKNYAKWRKRGSHQMGTKWCAHSVAELVNTKKKGGDKNKQFSTGHIKDGINKYTSEAPTQVSFLNADFAQKFGHHNYDDDDVALARNAEGPFYENERKPHDQIKLWCAKSLKLLSLCVITSLFFYCTFKKVPEGYICLVQNKNDATVLPYIYDDLMTFFFNPLKYKVLIIRVIPIQKKFTRVYETLDKKKVRVKLQVKMKPKIPFIIEIFSSFGVNYSTNYIEREMNLDIMNVVKNYHLDTLVEENKEEDPMPHVTVEDAVDQIMDRFYDCSVFHKIILLDVSILFERVE; this is translated from the coding sequence ATGGCCTTTGCagccaaaatgaaggggaatttcctcctcttcaaaaattatgcaaaatggcGCAAACGAGGCAGTCATCAAATGGGCACAAAATGGTGTGCACACAGTGTAGCAGAGCTGgtgaatacaaaaaaaaagggcggcGATAAGAACAAACAGTTTTCCACAGGACATATAAAAGATGGAATTAATAAATACACAAGTGAAGCCCCAACACAAGTCAGCTTCCTAAATGCAGATTTCGCCCAAAAGTTTGGTCACCACAACtatgatgacgatgatgtCGCTTTGGCGCGCAATGCGGAGGGGCCCTTTTACGAAAACGAGAGGAAACCACATGACCAGATAAAATTGTGGTGTGCAAAAAGTCTCAAACTGTTAAGTTTGTGTGTAATCACTTCCCTGTTCTTCTATTGCACATTTAAGAAAGTGCCAGAGGGGTATATCTGTTTAgtgcaaaacaaaaatgacgcCACAGTGTTGCCATACATTTATGACGACCTGATGACATTCTTCTTTAATCCGTTGAAATATAAAGTTCTTATAATCAGAGTCATTCCAATTCAAAAGAAGTTTACACGTGTGTACGAGACGTTGGATAAGAAGAAAGTCCGCGTAAAGTTGCAAGTCAAAATGAAACCCAAAATTCCGTTTATCATCGAAATATTTAGTTCCTTCGGGGTTAATTACAGCACGAATTACATCGAAAGGGAAATGAATTTGGACATTATGAATGTTGTGAAGAATTATCACTTGGATACGTTAGTAGAGGAAAATAAAGAGGAGGACCCTATGCCACACGTTACCGTGGAGGACGCAGTTGATCAAATTATGGACAGGTTTTACGACTGCTCCGTTTTTCACAAGATAATTCTTTTGGACGTCTCCATCCTGTTTGAACGGGTAGAATAG
- a CDS encoding hypothetical protein, conserved (encoded by transcript PVX_089925A) yields MGNLLLKEKPVDLFRKKGDILNLRNLKAVHVEKVYPPLKKSKKISVCRCWKSNNFPYCDNSHQKLQQQGVICGPFLLEVRRSNNANA; encoded by the coding sequence ATGGGGAACTTATTACTAAAGGAAAAGCCAGTTGacctttttagaaaaaaaggagacattTTAAACCTGCGGAACTTAAAGGCTGTGCACGTCGAGAAAGTGTACCCTCCGctaaaaaaatccaaaaaaatTTCCGTGTGCAGATGTTGGAAATCGAATAACTTCCCCTATTGTGACAATTCTCATCAGAAGTTGCAGCAGCAGGGGGTGATTTGCGGCCCATTTCTTTTAGAAGTTCGACGAAGTAACAATGCGAATgcgtaa
- a CDS encoding small GTP-binding protein sar1, putative (encoded by transcript PVX_089930A), translating to MFIINWLVMKFRDILAHLGLSQKSARILFLGLDNAGKTTLLHMLKDDRVAQHVPTLHPHSEELVVGKIRFKTFDLGGHETARRIWRDYFAAVDAVVFMIDTTDRSRFDEAREELKHLLETEELSNVPFVVLGNKIDKPDAASEDELRQHLNLFSNLTVHNMKGNSGVRPVELFMCSVIRRMGYAAAFKWISQFLT from the exons atgttcatcatAAATTGGTTAGTCATGAA gTTTAGGGACATCTTGGCACATTTGGGCCTATCACAGAAGAGCGCAAggatattatttttag gccTGGACAACGCCGGGAAAACAACCCTCCTGCACATGCTAAAAGACGACCGGGTGGCCCAGCACGTACCCACGCTGCACCCCCATTCAGAAGAACTAGTTGTGGGGAAAATAAGATTCAAAACATTTGACCTTGGAGGACATGAAACGGCCAGGAGAATCTGGAGGGACTATTTCGCAGCGGTGGACGCTGTGGTATTTATGATCGATACAACGGACAGGTCGAGATTTGATGAGGCAAGAGAGGAGTTAAAGCACCTCCTCGAAACGGAAGAGTTAAGTAACGTCCCCTTTGTTGTCCTGGGGAATAAAATCGACAAGCCTGATGCAGCTAGCGAAGATGAATTGAGGCaacatttaaatttattttccaaccTGACTGTGCATAACATGAAGGGGAATTCGGGGGTGAGGCCAGTTGAGCTCTTCATGTGCAGCGTCATAAGAAGGATGGGTTACGCAGCGGCCTTCAAGTGGATATCGCAGTTTCTGACGTGA
- a CDS encoding hypothetical protein, conserved (encoded by transcript PVX_089935A) translates to MEERLNLYFYPLQRLKIYGEPNKIEVALTPLKHTDRGKEEGIASLNCRPVENPHMVYDALNANILNEIKNFHANDKVYHVVASTEHSTRGKAKGRDWDGGGDEEENEEGGEEDDGEDAEVEDDEDDVEEEKEEDDDGEDYRDDCYYTDADSNPDEHGEAPPTRADGTLPKRGDNSSKSQTHRWSGAVGDRKRAIRSCINFLRNSRHYEREIRRDHTRVRASLDVVNTLATFYIDKSMHLDSRYAYDLRVNVKCPVLVMPGGFYNNEVKLMEAQIGECVYDQAAGSGLPGGSGLPGGSGFPGGSPPPGEYLPVNLKLQFDNEVTIVPTNLSTGNYDANERGLLPTYYRYSHKLGLAKEYNRKRSYRNDYKIEGNHLLYKLDRSFTELSQKESIAVSKYLKIKEIKTDTNNINESVVYARNDVGLVIFQVQYAPGEGFPWGGAQEGPLYGGEELDEGEKLDEGDWHTSHIWQRNRCAAREEAFPILDYKIKVAKDILLFDRLMQICPSTWSYGRCTLLGNYNSLYSYDLETNLLEIVELKKRGGYFKKYDTALCLCYLQDDNTLLLGCRSLYVYDKREKFLTRFNTSSSGVKRVSKKTIGQKARDHFLAGIPLEMKTQQENALYEDKNRSHFNRGYTAVAKNPDFPFIVASVNASFNVIEVWDLRNQFEPVFLFPLNISEFTESHFRHIEWISIPPGGHNGYEQRTRYNLLTFSYYESLVYVRRISIRDDFTGYKDLGMQAYTNGALSFAYNYTFGGKEALGGAALERTSNLGGAPLEGTSNRGGAALERTSNLGHPPPSTHAEEVNNAVASSLGQDKREHDFSLDRLCAQGGSATLMGDNGKQPAECPLQRSHNDGDEEAAPQVEVAPQVEPLLANHMHLREDIPFNHIFSYKTVKMHVEESLLVDTAKFTPMQKNKTESIRLISDHAKYSSINSNMYNLFFGVYGMKFVQLCVPVLYCSGEAEGGALRGALPRGAPPIGALPIGALPIGEHLEERFYFDGKSTRTRKYFVKKKNTEGRGPPVKRQEIVGIKFDYVQFILHTNSGGQLFCTPVNLCVRNLPQEQAKGWLPVNRPYAASTYRNEGLSAMLGGFADLLQNRRRGGEERRDADTEQRPGEAKQNPEETKQHPEETKQRPGETPPQSADWSPNPHIYGEQQQDEFNFLNANDLEGIMSNGVDRVEGGVHSPTVEEKNSKKKSQKKIEMMDAEQQGKFTPHVDFLQLSKDNYEMLKHTESPFHNVTYECLNHLFKLMCRDKILVVQNNRNAIKIYSLRKGFQLSKTLVFKIRGCLERELSSSNSPSATLVEELPDHVHQKTGEVRGLPVDRQSSCCDPVGGSLTTPDAIPPQGRHGSRFPALGPSPANCNEEEAPNEVNRLTNQDASSGEEEKEEGVPERARGNREKSLTQDVTQGTAQGITKSVTRRDPPGEGNIRSCASGKPPKRAPKQSDLIIERMQEWTRGGNPQRGRNPTSGSTAERGQQNGKGNRKKSIKKSRKKNKIYEKNKKVTPSQCRNSETLCSKHSLYELFAKYNVRDEFKHDVIQTNLVPNCSYVNVNYLNKTFFRERKYAFCTFHLNKFFYVQTVADLTLSAYGLTDQMRSQFVRDSRPYVTYSPNLQPSRILKGAPERVGSGGGDSSGGNGDGREFPNHSETLFYEQSAFNLPALLLNLLGEKESVTHSFGEAKEKRNGHKRSNNVEEEEAPPIEVDPDFDQFGQITNFLSPNEGYPFDALGELNGHVEEGNDYHQPSEQQSSGSNVDPFGNFVQNEGAEEIGDFKKSPRGDLPQVGAATKRGETAKGRYPLSVLTHAHKMKELLCLYNQGGVQHILDTMKKAKLGKRNKKKKKKKNEKRVRKLCEDVSKELNKCVAVKNFLFYDAPICFCLYGNDPNNKRQYNTYINSYTFLFNVVRFFGNNAAVGDEIGRLYLHGCLSSACEKESAEMAAHCLSEEGHQNGKTSLKGQSSPQVDETAEGGDPFWEDDPFVRLRRASRINSLDSRDGLPNYDHLLHKFKRSGLLFMSKDITYQTFQHILQNEYYIPVPKYMKNDIKMNEKNFQCTPVSCFKNHVIGFYNKKLSDVYNSIDFRDLKKFDMHQYVYHEYFNLSGIQTGTSGSATLDKYIDHGEGKCSNSAALGGFKGGYKMDCALLNKLYKLWPSESHSCESGGDYLEMMKTLENRKKAIFHK, encoded by the exons ATGGAGGAGAGGCTGAACCTGTACTTCTACCCCCTGCAGAGGCTGAAGATCTATGGAGAGCCAAACAAGATAGAGGTGGCGCTAACCCCGCTTAAGCACACAGACCGAGGAAAGGAGGAAGGAATAGCATCGCTAAATTGCAGGCCGGTGGAAAACCCACACATGGTGTACGACGCGCTAAATGCTAACATActaaatgaaattaaaaatttccacGCGAACGATAAGGTGTACCATGTGGTGGCCTCGACTGAGCATTCGACTCGGGGGAAGGCGAAGGGGCGCGACTGGGATGGAGGGGGagacgaggaggagaacgaggaagggggggaagaggacgaTGGGGAGGACGCCGAGGTTGAAGACGATGAGGATgatgtggaggaggagaaggaggaggacgacgatgGGGAGGACTACCGTGACGACTGCTACTACACAGATGCGGACTCAAATCCGGATGAACATGGCGAGGCTCCCCCAACGCGCGCAGATGGAACGCTCCCCAAGAGAGGGGACAACTCGAGTAAAAGTCAGACGCACCGCTGGAGCGGGGCAGTCGGCGACAGGAAAAGGGCAATACGGAGCTGCATCAACTTCCTGCGCAACTCGCGCCATTACGAGAGGGAAATCCGCAGAGACCACACCAGGGTGCGGGCATCACTAGACGTGGTTAACACCCTGGCCACCTTTTACATAGACAAGAGCATGCACCTGGACAGCAGGTACGCATACGACCTTCGCGTCAACGTCAAGTGCCCCGTTTTGGTGATGCCCGGCGGGTTCTACAATAATGAAGTGAAGCTGATGGAGGCGCAAATTGGCGAGTGTGTTTACGATCAAGCGGCGGGGAGTGGTCTGCCAGGGGGGAGTGGTCTGccaggggggagcggttTCCCTggggggagccccccccccggCGAGTACCTGCCCGTGAACCTGAAGCTCCAGTTCGACAACGAGGTGACCATCGTGCCGACGAACCTGTCCACGGGGAACTACGACGCGAACGAGAGGGGACTCCTGCCCACCTACTACAGGTACTCACACAAGCTGGGGCTCGCCAAAGAGTACAACCGAAAGCGCTCCTATCGAAACgattataaaattgaagGGAATCACCTCCTCTACAAACTGGACAGAAGCTTCACCGAGTTGAGTCAAAAGGAGTCCATTGCTGTCAGCaagtatttaaaaataaaggaaataaaaacggaCACGAATAATATTAACGAGTCGGTTGTGTATGCCCGGAATGACGTCGGGCTGGTCATTTTCCAGGTGCAGTACGCTCCGGGGGAGGGGTTCCCTTGGGGTGGTGCGCAGGAGGGCCCACTCTATGGGGGAGAAGAACTCGACGAGGGAGAAAAACTCGATGAGGGCGATTGGCACACCTCCCATATATGGCAAAGGAACAGGTGCGCTGCGCGTGAGGAGgcgttccccattttggacTACAAGATAAAAGTGGCCAAGGACATCCTCCTGTTTGACCGGCTGATGCAAATCTGCCCGAGCACGTGGTCCTACGGGAGGTGCACCCTGCTGGGGAATTACAACAGTTTGTATTCCTACGACTTAGAAACGAACCTACTAGAAATCGTCGAGTTGAAGAAGAGAGGGGGgtacttcaaaaaatatgatactGCTCTCTGCCTGTGCTACCTCCAAGATGATAACACTCTCCTGCTGGGATGCCGCAGCTTATATGTGTAtgacaaaagggagaaattcCTCACCCGGTTTAACACAAGCAGTAGTGGCGTCAAGAGAGTGTCCAAGAAGACCATCGGGCAGAAGGCACGAGATCATTTCTTGGCTGGCATTCCATTAGAAATGAAAACACAGCAAGAAAATGCATTgtatgaagataaaaatagATCCCATTTTAATAGAGGCTACACAGCAGTTGCCAAGAACCCAGACTTCCCCTTTATCGTTGCATCTGTGAATGCTTCCTTTAACGTTATAGAAGTTTGGGATCTAAGGAACCAATTTGAACCCGTCTTTCTCTTCCCATTAAACATTTCTGAATTCACAGAATCTCATTTTAGACACATCGAGTGGATCTCCATCCCCCCAGGTGGACACAACGGCTATGAGCAGAGGACGAGATACAATTTGCTTACCTTTTCTTACTATGAGAGCTTGGTCTACGTACGGAGGATTTCAATTCGTGATGACTTTACGGGCTACAAAGATTTGGGGATGCAGGCCTATACAAATGGGGCCCTCAGTTTTGCCTACAACTACACGtttggggggaaggaagccctggggggggcagccTTAGAGAGGACTTCCAACCTGGGGGGGGCACCCTTAGAGGGAACCTCCAaccgggggggggcagcctTAGAGAGGACTTCCAACCTGGGGCACCCCCCTCCTTCTACCCACGCAGAGGAGGTAAACAACGcagttgcttcttccctcgGTCAGGACAAACGGGAACACGATTTCTCTCTGGATAGATTGTGCgcccaaggggggagcgCCACTCTCATGGGGGATAATGGCAAGCAACCCGCGGAGTGCCCTCTACAACGCTCGCATAACGATGGTGATGAGGAAGCGGCCCCCCAGGTGGAGGTAGCTCCCCAAGTGGAACCCCTCCTCGCAAACCACATGCACCTGCGGGAGGACATCCCCTTCAACCACATATTCAGCTACAAAACGGTGAAGATGCACGTGGAGGAGTCCCTCCTGGTGGACACGGCCAAGTTCACCCCCATGCAGAAGAACAAAACGGAGTCGATCAGACTCATCTCCGACCACGCCAAATACAGTTCCATCAACAGCaacatgtataatttatttttcggGGTCTATGGGATGAAATTCGTGCAATTGTGTGTGCCGGTTTTGTACTGCAGTGGAGAGGCTGAGGGGGGCGCTCTCAGGGGGGCACTTCCCAGAGGGGCACCTCCAATAGGGGCACTTCCAATAGGGGCACTCCCAATAGGGGAACACCTCGAGGAACGCTTCTACTTCGACGGGAAGAGCACCCGGACGCGGAAATattttgtgaagaaaaaaaacacagaagGGAGGGGACCCCCCGTGAAGAGGCAAGAAATCGTGGGGATCAAATTTGACTACGTTCAGTTCATTTTGCACACGAACTCTGGGGGGCAACTGTTCTGCACGCCCGTCAACTTGTGCGTGAGAAACCTTCCTCAGGAGCAGGCGAAGGGGTGGCTCCCCGTAAATCGGCCCTACGCGGCGAGCACCTACCGCAATGAGGGCCTCTCCGCGATGCTCGGCGGGTTCGCCGACCTGTTGCAGAATAGGCGGCGCGGTGGGGAGGAGCGGCGCGACGCGGACACGGAGCAACGCCCTGGAGAGGCGAAGCAAAACCCTGAAGAGACGAAGCAACACCCTGAAGAGACGAAGCAACGCCCTGGAGAAACCCCGCCGCAGTCTGCCGACTGGTCGCCAAACCCACACATCTACGGCGAGCAGCAGCAAGACGAATTCAACTTTCTCAATGCAAACGATTTAGAAGGGATCATGTCAAACGGGGTCGACCGCGTAGAAGGGGGTGTCCATTCCCCCacggtggaggaaaaaaatagcaaaaaaaaaagccaaaaaaaaatagaaatgaTGGATGCCGAGCAGCAGGGGAAGTTCACCCCCCATGTTGACTTCCTGCAACTGAGCAAGGACAATTACGAAATGTTAAAGCACACAGAGTCTCCCTTCCACAACGTAACTTACGAGTGCCTAAACCACTTGTTCAAGCTAATGTGTCGAGACAAAATCCTAGTCGTGCAGAATAATAGAAACGCCATAAAGATTTATAGCTTGAGGAAAGGGTTCCAATTAAGCAAAACGCTTGTCTTCAAAATTAGGGGGTGCCTTGAGAGGGAGCTCTCTTCGTCTAACTCGCCGTCCGCCACCCTGGTTGAGGAGTTGCCTGACCATGTTCATCAGAAAACGGGGGAAGTGAGGGGTTTACCGGTGGATAGGCAGTCTTCCTGCTGTGACCCCGTCGGGGGGTCTCTCACAACGCCAGATGCAATTCCCCCGCAGGGTCGACACGGTAGTAGATTCCCCGCTTTAGGCCCCTCCCCTGCTAACTGCAACGAGGAGGAGGCACCTAATGAGGTGAACAGATTGACCAACCAGGATGCTTCTtcgggggaagaagaaaaggaggagggggtACCTGAACGCGCAAGGGGAAATCGGGAGAAAAGCCTCACGCAGGACGTCACGCAGGGCACCGCGCAGGGTATAACGAAGAGTGTCACACGAAGGGACCCCCCCGGAGAAGGCAACATCCGCAGCTGCGCCAGCGGAAAGCCCCCCAAGCGTGCGCCGAAACAGTCGGACTTGATCATCGAGCGGATGCAGGAGTGGACCCGGGGCGGCAACCCCcagaggggaagaaaccCCACCAGTGGAAGCACCGCGGAGAGGGGAcaacaaaacggaaaagggaacagaaaaaagagcataaaaaagagcagaaaaaagaacaaaatatacgagaagaacaaaaaagtgacTCCCTCCCAGTGCCGCAACAGTGAGACCCTCTGCTCGAAGCACAGCCTTTACGAGCTCTTtgcaaaatataatgtaaGGGACGAGTTTAAGCACGACGTCATTCAGACCAATCTTGTTCCCAATTGCAGTTACGTTAATGTAAATTACCTGAACAAGACATTCTTTAGGGAAAGGAAATATGCCTTCTGCacttttcacctgaacaaatttttttatgtgcaaaCGGTGGCCGACTTGACGCTGTCTGCCTATGGGCTGACTGACCAGATGAGGAGCCAGTTTGTGAGGGACAGCCGTCCGTACGTGACCTACTCGCCCAATTTGCAGCCCAGTCGGATTCTCAAGGGGGCGCCCGAGAGGgtgggaagcggtggaggagaTAGCAGCGGAGGCAACGGCGATGGGCGCGAATTCCCTAACCACAGTGAGACACTCTTTTACGAACAGAGCGCCTTTAACCTTCCGGCACTGCTGCTAAACCTGCTGGGCGAGAAGGAAAGCGTCACTCACAGCTTTGGGGAAGCGAAGGAAAAGCGTAACGGCCACAAACGTAGTAACAACgtagaagaggaggaagcaccCCCCATCGAAGTGGACCCAGATTTCGACCAATTCGGGCAGATCACCAACTTTTTGTCCCCAAATGAGGGCTACCCATTTGACGCGCTGGGAGAATTAAACGGACACGTAGAGGAAGGGAACGACTATCATCAACCGAGCGAGCAGCAAAGCAGTGGAAGCAATGTGGACCCCTTTGGTAATTTTGTGCAGAATGAGGGGGCAGAAGAAATTGGCGATTTTAAGAAGTCCCCCCGGGGAGATCTACCACAGGTGGGAGCAGCCACCAAACGGGGAGAAACCGCCAAGGGAAGATACCCCCTGTCGGTCCTAACACACGCGCACAAGATGAAGGAGCTGCTCTGCCTGTACAACCAGGGAGGAGTGCAGCACATCCTGGAtacaatgaaaaaagcaaagttgggaaaaagaaataaaaaaaaaaaaaaaaaaaaaaacgaaaagcgGGTGAGGAAACTCTGCGAGGATGTCTCCAAAGAACTGAACAAATGTGTGGCCGTAAAAAACTTCCTCTTTTACGACGCGCCCATTTGTTTCTGCCTGTATGGAAATGACCCGAATAATAAAAGGCAATACAACACCTACATAAATTCGTATACGTTCCTTTTCAACGTGGTACGATTCTTCGGCAACAACGCTGCGGTTGGGGATGAAATTGGGCGACTCTACCTACATGGCTGTCTGTCGTCTGCTTGTGAAAAGGAAAGTGCTGAAATGGCAGCCCATTGCTTAAGTGAAGAGGGCCACCAGAATGGGAAAACTTCACTCAAAGGGCAATCTTCCCCTCAGGTGGATGAAACAGctgaggggggggacccCTTCTGGGAGGATGACCCCTTCGTGCGACTGAGACGTGCCAGTCGTATTAACAGCTTGGACAGCAGGGATGGACTCCCCAATTACGACCACCTGCTTCACAAATTCAAAAGGAGTGGCCTACTCTTCATGAGCAAAGACATCACGTACCAAACGTTCCAACACATACTGCAGAATGAGTACTACATCCCTGTGCcgaaatatatgaaaaacgacatcaaaatgaatgaaaagaaTTTCCAGTGCACTCCAGTCAGCTGCTTCAAAAATCATGTCATTGGGTTttacaacaaaaaattatcgGACGTATACAATTCCATCGATTTTcgcgatttaaaaaaatttgacatGCACCAGTATGTATACCACGAATACTTTAACCTTTCGGGCATTCAGACGGGCACCTCTGGAAGTGCCACTTTGGATAAGTACATAGACCATGGAGAGGGGAAGTGTAGCAATTCAGCTGCTTTAGGTGGTTTTAAAGGAGGTTACAAAATGGACTGCGCTTTGCTGAACAAGCTGTATAAGTTGTGGCCCAGTGAATCCCACAGCTGCGAATCCGGGGGGGATTACTTG gaaatgatgaagacgctggaaaataggaaaaaggCTATCTTTCACAAGtag